A region of the Chelmon rostratus isolate fCheRos1 chromosome 1, fCheRos1.pri, whole genome shotgun sequence genome:
CTGGAGTAACAGCTGGGGAGCAGAACTGACAGTTATGTACACTTGTCTTGTGTGTGCGGCTGTAGATCCACGGCTGTCAGATCTTGGAGACGGTGTACAAGCACAGCTGTGGGGGGCTTCCTCCTGTACGCATGGCCTTAGAAAAGTAAGTCAGCACACTTTGCAGCGACCTTCAAGACCAAGATTCAGACATATGTTTACATTGTTGGGCTTTACACTCCATGTAGCAGTACTGTAACATGTTCTCTTGTGACATGTAATTGATTGAGAGACCCTTCAAAGAAACCCTGTTTCCATAGATATTTGGTaataatatttgatttgttACCATGAAGCATAGATTTGTCTTTCCATCGCTGCAGATGTTTTAGAATAAACCTGCAGTCTGGCAGTTAATGGCTTTTTACGACTGGATGGTATATGTTTTAtagttttcatgtgtgttttatgtatttttatacaTAGTTTCCATTCTGGTGTCGGATCTGATGATATTAATTGACATTTCATAATTCTTCTGTTGGAGGTCCACTCCAAGTGTGGGAAGGGTTTCTGGGTATAACTGGACCAAAGGTTAAACAAAGTGTATGATTGGATTCCTGCTTCTTGTCAGTGCATGTCATAaactcctctgtgctgccttaTTGTGATTTACCACATTTGATTTGTCGCAGTAAGAacattttcttgtgtgtgtttttgaatgcaTTCTGCAGGATTCTTGCTGTGTGCCACGGTGTGATGTACAAGCAGCTTGCAGCTTGGATGCTGCACGGATTGCTGCTGGACCAAAGCGAGGAGTTTTTTGTGAAGCAGGGGCCCAGcgcaggaggagctgctgccaaccaggaggaggaggaggaggacctggGGCTGGGAGGCCTGAGCGGGAAACAGCTCAGAGAGCTACAGGACCTGGTGAGAACTTCAGTCAGACACTAATCCAACACCGGGCAGGAGTTCGCTGCTCGTGTTTTCAGGAGGCTTCAttatgtgttgctgtgttgtggtGCAGAGGCTGATCGAGGAGGAGAACATGTTGGCTCCGTCCCTGCAGCAGTTCTCCCTGCGAACAGAGATGCTGCCCTCTTACATTCCCATCAGAGTGGCTGAGAAGATCCTCTTCGTTGGAGAGTCTGTCCAGATGTTTGAAAACCACAACCACAGCCCATCTAGAGCTGGTAGTGAAGTTTTGTGCTCGCGTACTTTTGTCTTAATGTCAGTTAGAGAATCCGCCACATTATTGTATGTTGGTTTCAGGCTCCATACTGAAGCACCAGGAGGACATGTtcgctgcagagctgcacagactCAAACAGCAACCTCTTTTCAGCTTGGTGGATTTTGAAAATTTGATTGATCGCATCAGGAGCACAGTGGCAGAGGTGAACTCATGTTTTAGTGCATTGTTTTCAACTTTTATCTAAATAACCTTCAGTGTGAGCTCAGTGTGACTGAATGACAAGGTCACAATCTTTCTGACCGGCAGCATCTCTGGACGTTGATGGTGGAGGAGTCAGACCTGCTCGAGCAGCTCAAGGTTTGTATTCATTCTGATTCTGGATCATAAATATGCGCAGAATGAAAAGTGTTAACATTGTTATTTTCTTCCAGATTATTAAAGACTTCTACTTGCTGGGTCGCGGCGAGCTCTACCAGGTTTTTATTGACCTCGCGCAGCACATGTTGAAGACGCCTCCGACAGCCGTCACTGAGCACGGTAAGCTTCAATGTCTAAACCTGACGGAGGTCTTCGAAGTTTCTCCCAGGTTCATTGTTTAGGACTTACAGAATGTTTGAGTAGCTGTGTGAGCATTCCCACCGGAAACACCTGGCAACTGTTCTTAAAAGAACAATGATTGGTCTGAAACGAGTGTGGGTCGGCCTCATCTGGAAGCCTGGAGAGATCCAGCTGCGTCGCAAGGTCCTGTGAATGAAAcctaaaaataatttaattctcGCTTGCTCACATGTTTTGTCAGGTGAAAATGAGGTAATGGTGGTGGTTGTTTGATCTCGACCACAGAttcaatattacatatttccatATAATATTTTTGTACTATATCACAGTATGAAGAGCTGCACGGCACAAGTTGTGGAACCAAGCAAGCAGCAATGACCAGCTGGCAGCACAAGCAGGATATTTAGCCTGAGTGTAGACGCTCTTTAATGTTTCATTATGGACCGTCTTTGGCCATCAGCAGGGAGCTTTAGGACACATTCTCCACTATGAGCAAGAAACTTTTGTCTCCACGGAGCAAGTGTGGCGCATCCAGATTGGGGTTATTGTACAGCAGCAGATAGGCGGCCTGCATCACAGCTGCagaagtttttatttcataaaatgtgtttgcattcaggACTCAAGAcctctgtgtattttaatgtcGCATGTTTTCTGTTCCACAGATGTAAACGTGGCTTTTCAGCAGGCGGCTCATAAGGTGCTCCTGGACGACGAcaacctgctgcctctgctgcacctGACAGTCGACTACCAGGGCAAAGACAGCAAAGGTGAGCTGCAGGCCGGAGTTACTGTTCATCAGTGAGGAGACTGAAGGAGGAAACCATGTGGTGGATGGGAGTTCAAATAGGAACCTGTTTACATTGAGATGATGCTCTCCTTCATTTGGTCTTTAGCGCCATCCAGTGGTTTAATGATGTACCTGTGAACAGTTACAGTTAATAGAGCAGCTCTTCACAGTAACACAAGCAGTCTCACTGCAGGCGATCAGAGGCAGATTTGTTTCACTAAGCTCATTCTGAAGCAGTTATCTTCAGCCTCTTaaatttgaggatttgctgcttttttctgctgtgtctttgtaatTTCAGAtatctgtcattttgtttttgttttggactgtttgtctgacaaaacacacaatgtggAGATGAAACTGTGAATGGCAGTTTATGGACTAGACTATtgatcagttttaaaaaatatgctCACATGAGATCAGTTTGCTTTAAATCAAATGCTTCAGATCAGTCACCAGCCACTACAGGATCAATCCAAAGCCTTCAGGCAGTGATTACAGATGAACTACTGGCCCTTGGTGGAAGAGTGTAGCATGGACCAAGGAATAATCCAGTGAATTTTGGAGCGGAGCAGattcacaaattatttttttctgttttgcttaCATTGCAAGGTGAGCAGCAGTGGAATAAATGccatacattttaaaatccagtAGCTGGTATGAAGGTTCAGCAGTGACAAAAAGAGCCAGCAGTAGAAATTCAAAGACTCTGCATTACAACGCACAGGAACCAGTGATCCTCAGGAGCAGCTGTCACATGTTGCTACTCAAACCTCATCCAGAGAACAGTTGTTATGGAGCGCTTGAGGACAGTGCTTTCATGggacacacaacagcaaacagttTTCAGGAATAGTGCTGGGTTGAAAAAATCGATCCGCCGATTTTAAATcgattctcattttatttttaaaaaatcgaTTCTCGCGTCCAAAGATCGATTTTTTATACGTTTATATACGTActttccgcactataaggcgcaccggattataaCGCGCACCTTCATTGAATGGTCTATTTTataacttttttcatatatagggcgcataaaaagaaactaccgtactgtggtgtctggggttgcgttacgcatccactagatcaggggtcggcaacccgcggctcctgaaaataattgagcattcatttaaaatgttttagtttattttagttcgttcgtttggaacaaacaccgcgcgcgctctcagatgacagcttatcctgcgtaaagatgcaggtgacggcgcacagcgctgatgtgcagattcaggttcaggagcagaaatcacattaaccacgtttgattaatattttaattgcctattatttagcacatattcaaagtttttcagtttttgttcagtgaaacagtcattttattattcaggttgacagctgacagcacgcgccagtaaaaggatgacggcacgcagagagcggaatgccctttacacttttaccgctgttacttcggccacgccccctgaccACAGAATCGAATCGATTCTGAATCTCAAGAATCGGAATCGAATCGATTCTTGAAATCTGAATCGATACCCAGCCCTATTCAGGAACGTATGCCaacaatgtgaaatatttccactgtggAATGAATGCACAGCTGAGATGTTGAGGCTTCAGCTTGGCACGACCACATTTTGACAGATTTCTAATAGTTATATCCAGACATGTGGTGGTTGTATTTGTAGATTCATAGCAGAGTGGACTGTTGGCTTTGGAGGTCTGCGCTCTCCCTTCTACCTCTGACCGACTCTGCTTGTTACTCTATGGCTGTTTTTTCAGAGGCGACGGGCCCCAGAGATGGATCCACTCCTCCACAAGACTCCTCCCCTCGTGAGGTCCCTCCCACAGGCTGGGCGGCTCTGGGTCTCACCTACAAGGTTCAGTGGCCGCTGCACATCCTCTTCACTCCTGCCGTCTTGGAGAAGTTTGTACTCGCTCGGCTCTTTATTGAAACATTTATTCATTGGTGTGCTAAGTGCAGCCGGCGAGCGtcacctcctcctgtctcctcttctcCGCGCTCAGGTACAACGTTGTGTTCAGGTACCTGCTGAGCGTGCGGCGGGTGCAGTcgcagctgcagcactgctgggCTCTACAGATGCAGAGGAAACACCTCAAGTCCAGCCAGACAGATGCTGTGAAGTGGAGGCTACGCAACCACATGGCCTTCCTGATCGACAACCTGCAGTATTACTTGCAGGTAACGATACAGTGAAAGAGGCACCAGGGCCAGACGTGTACATGATGTGCACGTATAAGTGAGAGACAGAATAATAATGAAAGATTATCAGATTCAGTTGTTGAAGTCTAAACACTTCTGTTACCAAAGATTTCTAAACTTTGACATAATTACATGGTTGATATGATTTTGTTTTCccgtttgtttttctctttgagtttgatgatgatgatgatggtgatatCACTGCAGATGATGGTTTACAGGCACATGTGATTAATTACTGACAGTGTGGGTTCAACAAGCAGACACAGCTTTAGGTGTCTGTGTGAAAGATGACGGCTCGGCTGTTATTAAAGTCCTTAATGTGACAAAGACGATCAGTGAAATTCTGCTTCTTTGTTGTTTCCATGGACAGATTTGAGGGTTAATTACGCTCATACAAATACTTAGGCTACTTTAGGCTAAACTTGAAAGTAGAAATCAGGCTAACGATTCttaagcttttttaaaatcacatgaaaagagtgtgtatgcatatatgtctttgtgtgtatgtcattttttttatgcatcTGGCCCTGATTTGGCTTTACTCACAGAGATTAATGTGCAGTTTGCGGTTGCAGCAGTGTGATAGCTGAGGTGTTCCCCTGTCGTTTGTCTCCAGGTGGATGTGCTGGAGTCACAGTTCTCGCAGCTGCTTCAGCAGATCAACTCCACCAGAGACTTCGAGAGCATCCGACTGGCCCACGACCACTTCCTCAGCAACCTGCTCGCACAGTCCTTCATCCTCCTGAAGCCGGTACGAATAACTCAGCTCAGATGATGTGTGAACATCACGGGCTGGTTGCTCAGTAAACGCTTCTGTCCTCAGGTGTTCCACTGTCTGAACGAGATCCTCGAGCTGTGTCACAACTTCTGCTCGCTGGTCAGTCAGAGCGTGGCGTCGCTGGACGAGCGGGGGACTGCTCAGCTGGATCTCCTCGTCAAGGTACGGCCACTGAGCTCCGACTCGTCCGACGAATGTAAAGAATTGTTTTGTAACAGTACCACGTTTAAATTTCAGGGCTTTAGGCGGCAGTCGTCCTTACTGTTTAAAATCCTTTCGAGTGTGAGGAACCATCAGATCAACTCTGATCTGGCTCAGCTGTTACTACGACTGGACTACAACAAATACTACACGCAGGCTGGAGGCACCCTGGGCAGGTAGGCCAACATCACCTGTTAGCTTCTTAGCTTAAGAATGAATCTCATCAGGTAAAACGTTCAGGTGCAGAAAATTCACGACACCCGACGCTCAAGACACAATAATTAGAAAGTACTAATGAAACAGAGGTGCAGCGGTTAATccaaaattttaattttctttcatttcagtgtgtaaGTGTGCTGAGGATGAAGATTTGGAGATACACCTGTTTCTGCTAAACTCACACTGAACAGATGAAACACCTGTCAGTCTTCTCTGTGCTGTTAGTGTAACGTGCCTGTTAAAATTAtctttaaagggtcagttcacccaaatcgTACAGTCGTTTTCCTCGTTCACCTCTAGAGGGGTCTTGCCATGCAGAGAATTTTTGGTGGGATTTTTGGGGTCAGACTAATTCAAACCTGGCTTAAGAActgtttatgtatttaatgaaaggaatggtttgacattttgtgttgaGAGTTAGATGTAGAATGACACCACTgtcacatctgtctgttaaacTCTGTCAGGTGAACGCATCACGGCTGCAGCCAGGCTAGCTGGttccagtctttttgctaaATAACAGAATTGACATTTAAGTAGTCTGTAacctgtttccatggtgacTTCACTGTAGGTCAAACTTATTTAGACCTGCTTTATAACAATTCCCTGGTATAACTGGTAAACCTGCTTATGAAACATTACCCAGGACGGTGTTTCTGCAAagctgctgttgaatttttaaCTGTTGGAGGCAGAAGTCTCAGACAGCTCAG
Encoded here:
- the tubgcp4 gene encoding gamma-tubulin complex component 4; this translates as MIHELLLALSGYPGTIFTWNKRTGLQVSQDLPFLHPSETSVLNRLSKLGSDYIRFTEFIEQHTGHVHQQEHHTNQPNQTGLHGIYLRAFCTGLDSMLQPYRQALLDLEQEFLGDPHLTISHVNYKLDQFQLLFPSVMVVVETIKSQKIHGCQILETVYKHSCGGLPPVRMALEKILAVCHGVMYKQLAAWMLHGLLLDQSEEFFVKQGPSAGGAAANQEEEEEDLGLGGLSGKQLRELQDLRLIEEENMLAPSLQQFSLRTEMLPSYIPIRVAEKILFVGESVQMFENHNHSPSRAGSILKHQEDMFAAELHRLKQQPLFSLVDFENLIDRIRSTVAEHLWTLMVEESDLLEQLKIIKDFYLLGRGELYQVFIDLAQHMLKTPPTAVTEHDVNVAFQQAAHKVLLDDDNLLPLLHLTVDYQGKDSKEATGPRDGSTPPQDSSPREVPPTGWAALGLTYKVQWPLHILFTPAVLEKYNVVFRYLLSVRRVQSQLQHCWALQMQRKHLKSSQTDAVKWRLRNHMAFLIDNLQYYLQVDVLESQFSQLLQQINSTRDFESIRLAHDHFLSNLLAQSFILLKPVFHCLNEILELCHNFCSLVSQSVASLDERGTAQLDLLVKGFRRQSSLLFKILSSVRNHQINSDLAQLLLRLDYNKYYTQAGGTLGSV